The Globicephala melas chromosome 20, mGloMel1.2, whole genome shotgun sequence genome contains a region encoding:
- the PYY gene encoding peptide YY: MVTVRRPWPAMATVLLALLFCLGALVDAYPAKPEAPGAHASPEELKRYYLSLRHFLNLVTRQRYGKRDISEALLSKLLFPDPEDRPVKSRPEGAYLW, from the exons ATGGTGACGGTGCGCAGGCCGTGGCCCGCCATGGCCACAGTGCTGCTGGCCCTGCTCTTCTGCCTGGGGGCGCTGGTCGACGCCTACCCCGCCAAACCCGAGGCTCCCGGCGCACACGCCTCGCCGGAGGAGCTGAAGCGCTACTACCTCTCTCTGCGCCACTTCCTCAACCTGGTCACTCGGCAGAG GTACGGGAAACGTGACATCTCGGAAGCCCTCCTCTCCAAACTGCTCTTCCCCGATCCCGAGGACCGGCCCGTCAAGTCGCG GCCAGAAGGCGCCTACCTGTGGTGA